From Caminibacter mediatlanticus TB-2, the proteins below share one genomic window:
- the purQ gene encoding phosphoribosylformylglycinamidine synthase subunit PurQ — translation MKVGIIVFPGTNCDRDTKWAFEKLGAKSEFIWHNHTNLDNFDLIVLPGGFSYGDYLRSGAIARFSPIMNEVIKFANKGGYVLGICNGFQILLESHLLPGGMTRNESLHFISKFHHLKVVNNNNKFLSNLNVGEIVNIPIAHAEGNYKVDSDTLKEMYDNEQVLLKYCDKNGNEFNPNGSVDSIAGICNKNKNVFGLMPHPERAMSSILGGEDGIKMLKGFFK, via the coding sequence ATGAAAGTAGGAATTATTGTTTTTCCTGGTACTAATTGTGATAGAGATACTAAGTGGGCATTTGAAAAACTTGGGGCAAAGAGTGAATTTATATGGCATAATCATACAAATTTAGATAATTTTGACTTAATAGTTTTACCAGGAGGTTTTAGTTATGGTGATTATTTAAGAAGTGGAGCAATCGCAAGATTTTCTCCTATAATGAATGAAGTTATTAAATTCGCAAATAAAGGTGGATATGTTCTTGGAATTTGTAATGGATTTCAAATATTACTTGAATCTCATTTACTTCCTGGTGGAATGACAAGAAATGAAAGTTTACACTTTATCTCAAAATTTCATCATTTAAAAGTAGTAAACAATAATAATAAATTTTTATCAAATTTAAATGTTGGAGAAATAGTTAATATTCCAATTGCACATGCTGAGGGAAATTATAAAGTTGATAGTGATACTTTAAAAGAAATGTATGATAATGAACAAGTATTATTAAAATATTGTGATAAAAATGGTAATGAATTTAACCCAAATGGAAGTGTAGATTCAATTGCTGGAATATGCAATAAAAATAAAAATGTATTTGGACTTATGCCTCATCCAGAAAGAGCAATGAGTTCAATCCTTGGTGGAGAAGATGGAATTAAAATGTTAAAAGGTTTTTTTAAATGA
- the purS gene encoding phosphoribosylformylglycinamidine synthase subunit PurS, with amino-acid sequence MKVAVNVHLKKGVLDPQGKAVLHALETLGFKNVEDVRVGKQIIIEINTNNKEEAIKEAKEMADKLLANPVIENYKIEVKE; translated from the coding sequence ATGAAAGTTGCTGTAAATGTTCATTTAAAAAAAGGAGTTCTTGACCCACAAGGAAAAGCAGTATTACATGCTCTTGAAACATTAGGATTTAAAAATGTAGAAGATGTAAGGGTAGGAAAACAAATTATAATAGAAATTAATACTAATAACAAAGAAGAAGCAATTAAAGAGGCAAAAGAAATGGCCGATAAATTATTAGCTAATCCAGTTATTGAAAATTATAAAATTGAGGTTAAAGAATGA
- the lepA gene encoding translation elongation factor 4, producing MQDKIRNFSIIAHIDHGKSTLADRLIEFCGGISEREKEDQLLDTMDIEKERGITIKAQSVRLEYKGYILNLIDTPGHVDFSYEVSKSLKSSEGALLVVDATQGVEAQTLANVYMAIENDLEIIPVINKIDLPSADPDRVAEEIESTIGIDASEAILVSAKTGQGIEELLDAIIERIPAPKGNPNAPTKALIYDSWFDNYLGAICLVRVFDGSIKKGDEVLVMGTGKKHKVLELFYPHPIKKLKMDEIKTGEIGVVVMGLKNVADIRVGDTITNAKNPAKEPAAEFEEAKSFVFAGIYPIDTDKYDDLRDALEKLKLNDSSITFEPETSQALGFGFRVGFLGMLHMEVIKERLEREFGIELIATAPSVTYRVKLTDGSEIEISNPSELPPPNKIDKIYEPYVKATILTPSEFVGNLIQFLNEKRGVQIKMEYLSPERVLLEYELPLNEIVTDFYDKLKTLTKGYASFDYEPIGYKEGDLVKMDIRVAGEPVDALSIIVPKDKAEKRGRELIKVMKELIPRQLFEVAIQASIGNKIIARETVKALRKDVTAKCYGGDISRKRKLLEKQKKGKKRMKAIGKVNIPQEAFLSVLKID from the coding sequence ATGCAAGATAAAATTAGAAACTTTTCAATTATAGCACATATTGACCATGGTAAATCTACCCTTGCAGATAGATTAATAGAATTTTGTGGTGGAATTAGCGAAAGAGAAAAAGAAGACCAACTTCTTGATACTATGGATATTGAAAAAGAAAGAGGAATAACTATAAAAGCTCAAAGTGTAAGACTCGAATATAAAGGATATATTTTAAATTTAATAGATACACCAGGACATGTAGATTTTTCTTATGAAGTTAGTAAATCATTAAAAAGTAGTGAAGGAGCTTTACTTGTTGTTGATGCAACCCAAGGAGTAGAAGCTCAAACCCTTGCAAATGTTTATATGGCAATAGAAAATGATTTAGAAATTATTCCAGTAATTAATAAAATTGACCTTCCAAGTGCAGACCCAGATAGAGTTGCAGAGGAAATTGAAAGTACTATTGGAATTGATGCAAGTGAGGCTATTTTAGTTAGTGCAAAAACAGGTCAAGGGATAGAAGAACTTTTAGATGCAATAATTGAGAGAATTCCAGCACCAAAAGGTAATCCAAATGCTCCAACAAAAGCATTAATTTATGATAGTTGGTTTGATAATTATCTTGGGGCTATTTGTTTAGTTAGAGTATTTGATGGTAGTATTAAAAAAGGTGATGAAGTTTTGGTAATGGGTACTGGTAAAAAACATAAAGTATTAGAGCTTTTTTATCCTCATCCTATTAAGAAATTAAAAATGGATGAAATTAAAACAGGAGAAATTGGTGTTGTTGTAATGGGACTTAAAAATGTAGCTGATATTAGAGTAGGCGATACAATAACAAATGCAAAAAATCCTGCAAAAGAACCAGCTGCTGAATTTGAAGAAGCAAAAAGCTTTGTTTTTGCTGGAATTTATCCTATTGATACTGATAAATATGATGATTTAAGAGATGCATTAGAAAAATTAAAATTAAACGACTCATCTATAACATTTGAACCAGAAACATCACAAGCCTTAGGATTTGGATTTAGGGTTGGATTTTTAGGTATGCTTCATATGGAGGTTATTAAAGAAAGACTTGAAAGAGAGTTTGGAATAGAATTAATTGCAACTGCTCCAAGTGTTACTTATAGAGTTAAATTAACTGATGGAAGTGAAATTGAAATTTCAAATCCAAGTGAACTACCACCTCCAAATAAAATTGATAAAATATATGAACCTTATGTAAAAGCTACAATTTTGACACCAAGTGAATTTGTTGGAAATTTAATTCAATTTTTAAATGAAAAAAGAGGTGTGCAAATTAAAATGGAATATCTCTCACCTGAGAGAGTTTTACTTGAATATGAACTTCCTTTAAATGAGATTGTTACTGATTTTTATGATAAATTAAAAACACTTACAAAAGGTTATGCAAGTTTTGATTACGAGCCAATTGGATATAAAGAAGGTGATTTAGTAAAAATGGATATAAGAGTTGCAGGCGAACCAGTTGATGCATTAAGTATTATTGTCCCAAAAGATAAAGCAGAAAAAAGAGGAAGAGAATTAATTAAAGTAATGAAAGAATTAATACCAAGACAATTATTTGAAGTAGCTATTCAAGCAAGTATAGGAAATAAAATTATTGCAAGAGAGACTGTAAAAGCTTTAAGAAAAGATGTTACAGCAAAATGTTATGGGGGAGACATTAGTAGAAAAAGAAAGCTTCTTGAAAAGCAAAAAAAAGGTAAAAAAAGAATGAAAGCGATTGGTAAAGTTAATATTCCACAAGAAGCGTTTTTAAGTGTTTTAAAAATTGATTAA
- a CDS encoding YfdX family protein has protein sequence MKKIVTSIVLGSLLVSNTFAIDAKTANVNKNAVIKAEKNAQNTQLVKEAIRAIQYTQEALMYLKNKKIKKAKEALKNAVGQLAIVLNTPKAPYLLPVDIQIEAYQFQGKLKDIAKMVNQAKLLVVANKLPAAREVLNALRDEIVIKTVNLPLATYPAALNLAIKYINEGKIKEAEDVLAMALSTLVEVDTIIPIPLIKAEALVSEASKIVKKDKKQALKYLEEAKYQLKLAETLGYTSKSDTTYKMLRDEISKLEKEIKRNHNTKGLFEELLKKLKEFKEKAIQHINK, from the coding sequence ATGAAAAAAATAGTAACATCAATCGTACTTGGTTCTTTATTAGTAAGTAATACTTTCGCAATAGATGCTAAAACTGCAAATGTAAATAAAAATGCAGTTATTAAAGCCGAAAAAAATGCACAAAACACTCAACTTGTAAAAGAAGCAATTAGAGCTATTCAATACACACAAGAAGCATTAATGTATTTAAAAAATAAAAAAATAAAAAAAGCAAAAGAAGCTTTAAAAAATGCAGTTGGACAACTTGCAATTGTACTAAACACCCCAAAAGCACCATATCTTCTTCCAGTAGATATTCAAATTGAAGCTTATCAATTCCAAGGAAAATTAAAAGATATTGCAAAAATGGTAAATCAAGCAAAACTTCTTGTTGTAGCAAATAAATTGCCAGCAGCAAGAGAAGTACTAAATGCACTTAGAGATGAAATAGTTATTAAAACTGTGAATTTACCTCTTGCAACATATCCAGCAGCTCTAAATCTTGCAATAAAATATATTAATGAAGGGAAAATAAAAGAAGCAGAAGATGTATTAGCAATGGCTCTGTCAACACTTGTTGAAGTTGATACAATAATACCAATTCCATTAATTAAAGCAGAAGCTCTTGTAAGTGAAGCGAGCAAAATAGTAAAAAAAGATAAAAAACAAGCTTTAAAATATCTTGAAGAAGCAAAATATCAATTAAAACTTGCTGAAACTCTCGGTTACACAAGTAAAAGTGATACAACATATAAAATGTTAAGAGATGAAATTTCTAAACTTGAAAAAGAAATTAAAAGAAATCACAATACAAAAGGATTATTTGAAGAATTGCTTAAAAAACTTAAAGAATTTAAAGAAAAAGCAATTCAACATATCAACAAATAA
- a CDS encoding S41 family peptidase: MKKMLFAILLALTLLHAKETQQTRLQAYEKFVKVVNMIEAYYVDELNTSTIINKALKGLLPNLDAHSSYLDKKAYKELKIQTNGEFGGLGIVVGMRNGVLTVISPIDDTPAFKAGIKAGDIILKINDKATIDMSLDEAVNLMRGKPSTKITLTIVRKGKKPFKVTITRGIIKIKSVKAYTLKGYPQIEYIRISSFDKNVVPSLKEILKQAKQQGKKGIIIDLRNNPGGLLNQAVGTLDLFIDKGILVSQKGRLKSENIEFKAHSFGTYKNIPIVVLVNGGSASASEIVAGGLQDHKRAVIVGEKTFGKGSVQAILPVNKDEAIRLTVARYYLPSGRTIQARGITPDIIIHPGKVKEINNTTAEITEANLKAHLKAELQKLDNKKTISKKTNEKVKKIDGDLQLLTGANILKALIIAKESK, from the coding sequence ATGAAAAAAATGCTATTTGCAATTTTGTTAGCATTAACATTATTACATGCAAAAGAGACACAACAAACAAGACTTCAAGCATATGAAAAATTTGTAAAAGTTGTTAATATGATTGAAGCATATTATGTTGATGAATTAAACACTTCTACAATAATTAATAAAGCTCTAAAAGGACTACTTCCAAATTTAGATGCTCATTCAAGTTATCTTGATAAAAAAGCATATAAAGAATTAAAAATCCAAACTAATGGCGAATTTGGAGGGCTTGGAATAGTTGTTGGAATGAGAAATGGTGTACTAACAGTAATATCTCCTATTGATGATACTCCGGCTTTCAAAGCTGGAATTAAAGCTGGTGATATTATTTTAAAAATAAATGATAAAGCAACAATTGATATGAGTTTAGATGAAGCAGTTAATTTAATGAGAGGAAAACCTAGTACTAAAATTACTCTTACAATTGTAAGAAAAGGTAAAAAACCATTTAAAGTTACAATTACAAGAGGAATAATTAAAATAAAATCAGTAAAAGCATATACTTTAAAAGGATACCCTCAAATAGAATACATAAGAATAAGCAGTTTTGATAAAAATGTAGTTCCTTCACTAAAAGAAATTTTAAAACAAGCTAAACAACAAGGCAAAAAAGGAATCATAATAGATTTAAGAAATAACCCAGGAGGGCTTTTAAATCAAGCAGTTGGAACGTTAGATTTATTTATTGATAAAGGTATTTTAGTATCTCAAAAGGGTAGATTAAAAAGTGAAAATATAGAATTTAAAGCACATTCATTTGGTACTTATAAAAATATTCCAATTGTTGTATTAGTAAATGGAGGAAGTGCAAGTGCAAGTGAAATAGTAGCAGGTGGACTTCAAGACCATAAAAGAGCTGTTATAGTTGGTGAAAAAACATTTGGAAAAGGAAGCGTTCAAGCAATCCTTCCTGTTAACAAAGATGAAGCAATTAGACTTACTGTTGCAAGATATTATCTACCAAGTGGAAGAACCATTCAAGCAAGAGGAATTACCCCAGATATTATTATTCATCCTGGAAAAGTCAAAGAAATCAATAATACAACTGCTGAAATAACAGAAGCAAATTTAAAAGCTCATCTTAAAGCAGAGCTTCAAAAATTAGATAATAAAAAAACTATAAGCAAAAAAACTAATGAAAAAGTAAAAAAAATAGATGGAGATTTGCAACTATTAACAGGTGCAAATATTTTAAAAGCATTAATTATTGCAAAGGAGAGTAAATGA
- the lspA gene encoding signal peptidase II produces MKKIIFFIFAFFLIFLIDQTIKHFFLNGFEWHSKCISLVLAINKGVAFSMFSFLGEYLKYIQLFFIFLLFYFFIKEKVLFKHPIITGILFGAAISNLYDRFRVGGVVDYVYWHCFFDFAIFNFADVMIDLSILMFAYYYFFAKILLKK; encoded by the coding sequence ATGAAAAAAATTATTTTTTTTATTTTTGCTTTTTTTTTAATATTTTTAATTGACCAAACAATAAAACATTTTTTTTTAAATGGTTTTGAATGGCATAGTAAATGTATATCGTTAGTATTAGCAATAAATAAAGGGGTTGCATTTTCTATGTTTAGCTTTTTAGGTGAATATTTAAAATATATTCAGCTTTTTTTTATTTTTTTACTTTTTTACTTTTTTATTAAAGAAAAAGTATTGTTTAAACATCCAATAATTACAGGAATATTATTTGGGGCTGCTATTTCTAATCTTTATGATAGATTTAGGGTAGGTGGAGTAGTTGATTATGTGTATTGGCACTGTTTTTTTGATTTTGCTATATTTAATTTTGCAGATGTAATGATAGACCTTTCAATTTTAATGTTTGCTTATTATTATTTTTTTGCTAAAATTTTGCTCAAAAAATAG
- the crcB gene encoding fluoride efflux transporter CrcB, protein MKFDTMLAIGIGGFIGAILRAYTSGLINNTIKHDIPFGTLSVNLIGSFILGVLIGLIQYNIIENSYIKSLLTTGMMGALTTFSTFAIESFFLIKNGLIIESLVYISLNVIGSILFAGAGFKFIEAIYK, encoded by the coding sequence ATGAAATTTGATACAATGCTTGCAATTGGTATCGGAGGCTTTATAGGAGCAATTTTAAGAGCATATACTTCTGGACTTATAAATAATACAATAAAGCACGATATTCCATTTGGTACATTAAGTGTTAATTTAATTGGAAGTTTTATTTTAGGAGTTTTAATAGGTTTAATTCAATACAATATAATTGAAAACTCTTATATTAAATCTTTACTAACTACTGGTATGATGGGAGCTTTAACTACATTCTCAACTTTTGCAATTGAAAGCTTTTTTTTAATAAAAAATGGTCTTATTATTGAAAGTTTAGTTTATATTTCACTAAATGTTATAGGAAGCATTTTATTTGCAGGAGCAGGTTTTAAGTTTATAGAAGCAATATATAAATAA
- the thrS gene encoding threonine--tRNA ligase translates to MNNDIIGYKIGDNIFDLQTIEAKNIDISDAKPIYFDDSEDALEIIRHSAAHLMAQAIKELYPDAKFYVGPTIENGFYYDLKTSTPITDKDLKNIEKKMKQFAKKKIDITRYEISKDEAIEKFKDDELKQEVLKMIPSDVVSIYKQGDFEDLCRGPHLPNTKYLHNVKLQKVAGAYLGGDSNKEMLTRVYGTAFATKEALQEYLKRLEEALKRDHRKLGKELELWLFDEEVAPGMPIWLPRGAMLRANLEKLLFSAHIQREYEPVRGPEILRSEMWKISGHYYNYKENMYFTEIAHDDNQKQAEEYGIKPMNCLSHVKIFGHKVRSYKELPLRFFEFGTVHRHEKSGVLHGLLRVREFTQDDAHIFCRPDQIEEEIIKVLDFVDSIMQRFGFKYEMEISTRPEKSIGSDEIWEKATEALKNALNKLNREYGIDEGGGAFYGPKIDIKITDAIGRKWQCGTIQVDFNLPERFDISYIDENNERKRPVMIHRAIIGSFERFIAILTEHYAGEFPTFIAPIKAIFVPISEDHINYAKEIQKELLKDDLKTEIYASNDSLNKRIRNAEKQKVAYVVIIGDEEVKDGTVAIRDRRKRTQYKMKKGEFVEMIKKLSEVRV, encoded by the coding sequence ATGAATAATGATATTATCGGTTATAAGATAGGGGATAATATATTTGATTTGCAAACAATTGAAGCTAAAAATATAGATATTAGTGATGCAAAACCTATTTATTTTGATGATAGTGAAGATGCTCTTGAAATTATTAGACATTCAGCTGCTCATTTGATGGCACAAGCTATAAAAGAACTTTATCCAGATGCGAAATTTTATGTAGGTCCTACAATTGAGAATGGGTTTTATTATGATTTAAAAACTTCAACTCCAATTACGGACAAAGATTTAAAAAACATTGAAAAAAAGATGAAGCAATTTGCAAAGAAAAAAATTGATATTACAAGATATGAGATAAGTAAAGATGAAGCAATTGAAAAATTTAAAGATGATGAATTAAAACAAGAAGTTTTAAAAATGATTCCATCAGATGTTGTTTCTATTTATAAACAAGGTGATTTTGAAGATTTATGTAGAGGACCACATCTTCCTAATACAAAATATCTTCATAATGTAAAACTTCAAAAAGTAGCAGGAGCATATCTTGGAGGTGATTCAAATAAAGAGATGTTAACAAGAGTGTATGGGACTGCTTTTGCTACAAAAGAAGCTCTTCAAGAATATTTGAAAAGACTTGAAGAAGCTTTAAAAAGAGATCACAGAAAACTTGGGAAAGAACTTGAACTTTGGCTTTTTGATGAAGAGGTTGCTCCTGGTATGCCTATTTGGCTTCCACGCGGTGCAATGCTTAGAGCTAATCTTGAAAAATTACTATTTTCTGCTCATATTCAAAGAGAATACGAACCTGTAAGAGGACCTGAGATTTTAAGAAGTGAAATGTGGAAAATTTCAGGTCATTATTATAATTATAAAGAAAATATGTATTTTACTGAGATAGCTCATGATGATAATCAAAAGCAAGCAGAAGAGTATGGTATAAAACCTATGAACTGTTTAAGTCATGTTAAAATTTTTGGTCATAAAGTTAGAAGTTATAAAGAACTTCCTCTTAGATTTTTTGAATTTGGAACAGTTCATAGACATGAAAAAAGCGGAGTTTTACACGGACTTCTAAGGGTTAGAGAATTTACACAAGATGATGCACATATTTTTTGTAGACCAGACCAAATAGAAGAAGAAATAATTAAAGTATTAGATTTTGTAGATTCCATAATGCAAAGATTTGGATTTAAGTATGAGATGGAAATTTCAACTCGTCCTGAAAAATCAATAGGAAGTGATGAAATTTGGGAAAAAGCAACAGAGGCTTTAAAAAATGCTTTAAATAAACTTAATAGAGAATATGGAATTGATGAAGGTGGTGGGGCTTTTTATGGTCCTAAAATTGATATAAAAATTACTGATGCAATTGGTAGAAAATGGCAGTGTGGAACTATTCAAGTCGATTTTAACTTGCCTGAAAGATTTGATATAAGTTATATTGATGAAAATAATGAAAGAAAAAGACCTGTTATGATTCATAGAGCCATTATTGGTAGTTTTGAAAGATTTATTGCTATTTTAACAGAACATTATGCAGGAGAGTTTCCAACTTTTATTGCTCCAATAAAAGCTATTTTTGTACCAATTAGTGAAGATCATATAAATTATGCAAAAGAAATTCAAAAAGAGTTATTAAAAGACGATTTAAAAACAGAAATTTATGCAAGTAACGATTCACTTAATAAAAGAATTAGAAACGCAGAAAAGCAAAAAGTTGCTTATGTTGTAATAATAGGGGATGAAGAGGTAAAAGATGGTACTGTTGCAATTAGAGATAGAAGAAAAAGGACTCAATATAAAATGAAAAAAGGAGAGTTTGTGGAAATGATTAAAAAACTAAGTGAGGTTAGAGTATGA
- the infC gene encoding translation initiation factor IF-3 translates to MSKKEKTLINEEILDITDRVRLVDGEGEPKIVDSHKALEIAYNKGLDLVLVAPNANPPVAKVMDYGKYKYEQERKKKEAKKKQVKIEVKEIKFTSKIQQNDIDYKVKHAREFLEKGKHVKLRVFLRGRELATPEKGFEVINKVWDMLKDVAEKQNEPKLEGNYINLLITPPKKKKK, encoded by the coding sequence ATGAGTAAGAAAGAGAAAACATTAATTAATGAAGAAATTTTAGATATTACAGATAGAGTAAGACTTGTAGATGGTGAAGGAGAGCCTAAAATTGTAGATTCACATAAGGCATTAGAAATTGCATATAATAAGGGATTAGATTTAGTTTTAGTTGCACCAAATGCTAATCCACCTGTTGCAAAAGTTATGGATTATGGAAAATATAAGTACGAACAAGAAAGAAAGAAAAAAGAAGCAAAGAAAAAACAAGTAAAAATTGAAGTAAAAGAGATAAAATTTACTTCGAAAATTCAACAAAATGATATAGATTATAAAGTAAAACATGCAAGAGAGTTTTTAGAAAAAGGAAAACATGTAAAACTCAGAGTGTTTTTAAGAGGAAGAGAGCTTGCTACACCTGAAAAAGGATTTGAGGTTATTAATAAAGTTTGGGATATGTTAAAAGATGTTGCAGAAAAACAAAATGAACCAAAACTTGAAGGAAATTATATTAATTTATTAATTACTCCTCCAAAAAAGAAGAAAAAATAA
- a CDS encoding lysophospholipid acyltransferase family protein: MKIINSLKSYILLMIGGLATIIVSLLCGINPKNELKYRKWLSKFLIKMIAKEIIIEGNIDKEANLFIGNHTHNLDIALMETVIPEKLIWIAKKELGETPIIKYMLTKTDMILVDRSNKRSVITMLKEVKKRINKGLKIIVFPEGTRNKENPKKMKEWKSGPKALAEKLNLKVQPFVIINLPFAFKQNPFRVDKQKIKVIFLDSFYPTDNNWYERTKEKMQEILNKEYNSINE; the protein is encoded by the coding sequence GTGAAAATTATAAATAGCCTAAAATCTTATATACTTTTAATGATTGGTGGATTAGCTACAATTATAGTATCTTTGCTTTGTGGAATTAATCCAAAAAATGAACTAAAATATAGAAAATGGCTCTCTAAATTTTTAATTAAAATGATTGCAAAAGAAATAATAATTGAAGGGAACATTGATAAAGAGGCTAATTTATTTATTGGTAATCATACTCATAATTTAGATATTGCTTTAATGGAAACAGTTATACCAGAAAAACTTATTTGGATTGCAAAAAAAGAACTTGGAGAAACTCCAATTATTAAATATATGCTAACAAAAACTGATATGATATTAGTTGATAGGTCCAATAAACGCTCAGTTATAACTATGCTTAAAGAAGTAAAAAAAAGAATAAATAAAGGATTAAAAATTATAGTATTTCCAGAAGGAACAAGAAATAAAGAAAATCCTAAAAAAATGAAAGAGTGGAAAAGTGGCCCAAAGGCATTAGCAGAGAAATTAAATTTAAAAGTTCAACCTTTTGTGATTATAAATCTTCCTTTTGCTTTTAAACAAAATCCTTTTAGAGTTGATAAACAAAAAATAAAAGTAATTTTTTTAGATAGTTTTTATCCTACTGACAATAATTGGTATGAAAGAACAAAAGAAAAAATGCAAGAAATTCTAAACAAAGAATATAATTCGATTAATGAATAA
- the purC gene encoding phosphoribosylaminoimidazolesuccinocarboxamide synthase, giving the protein MKLLYEGKAKKIYETDNPNEVICEFKDSLTAFNGEKADKEEGKGALNCAITTIIFEALQKEGIPTHLIKQIDETKQLVKKVEIIPIEVVVRNIAAGSLSRRLGLKEGKKLPFTIVEFYYKNDDLNDPLINDDHAMILNLVEKREELDKLREYGLKINDFLVKFFDKIGLILVDFKVEFGKDKDGNIILADEITPDSCRLWDKKTGKKMDKDLFRFDLGDIKEAYTEILNRLKG; this is encoded by the coding sequence ATGAAACTTTTATATGAAGGAAAAGCAAAAAAAATTTATGAAACAGATAATCCAAATGAAGTAATATGTGAATTTAAAGATTCATTAACAGCTTTTAATGGTGAAAAAGCTGATAAAGAAGAAGGTAAAGGTGCACTAAATTGTGCTATTACAACAATAATTTTTGAAGCACTTCAAAAAGAAGGAATTCCAACTCATTTAATTAAACAAATTGATGAAACAAAACAGCTTGTAAAAAAAGTAGAAATTATTCCAATTGAAGTAGTAGTAAGAAACATTGCTGCTGGAAGTTTATCAAGAAGACTTGGATTAAAAGAAGGAAAAAAACTTCCCTTTACAATTGTTGAATTTTACTATAAAAATGATGACTTAAATGACCCATTAATTAATGATGACCATGCAATGATTCTAAATTTAGTTGAAAAAAGAGAAGAACTTGATAAACTTAGAGAATATGGGTTAAAAATAAATGACTTTTTAGTGAAATTTTTTGATAAAATTGGACTTATATTAGTTGATTTTAAAGTAGAATTTGGAAAAGATAAAGATGGAAATATAATATTAGCTGATGAAATAACACCTGATAGTTGTAGATTATGGGATAAAAAAACTGGTAAAAAAATGGATAAAGATTTATTTAGATTTGATTTAGGAGACATTAAAGAAGCTTATACAGAAATTTTAAATAGACTTAAAGGATAA
- a CDS encoding M23 family metallopeptidase, whose translation MKKFLLIIISIAILSAYKVETKKWSKSDTFYGFLKKYSIPISLYYDLPGNIKRKVKRIRIGETIFLLTENNRLKQALIPLDDKNQLQIINKNNKYLTKIVPIIYETQKKYIEVTINNNLNYDLYKATNLRSLTNKIINIFSDKLNFRYIPKNTKIKILYEEKSRYGSVKQIKVLYASIFNKFYQYNAFLNPYDGRYYDERARSLKGMFLPAPLHYKRISSKFGMRLHPLLHKWRMHDGIDYVNRIGTPIKSVADGKIIYKGWIRGYGRVVKIKHRDGYITLYGHLRGWPKGIYVGKWVKQGQIIGYLGNSGLSTGPHLHFGVMRYGKWINPLKIRKSAKITLWGKQRKNFFAYISTLKKDYNIALK comes from the coding sequence ATGAAAAAGTTTTTATTAATAATAATATCTATTGCTATACTTTCTGCATATAAGGTAGAAACGAAAAAATGGTCAAAAAGTGATACATTTTATGGTTTTTTAAAAAAATATTCTATTCCTATTAGTTTATATTATGACTTACCAGGTAATATTAAAAGGAAAGTTAAAAGAATTAGAATTGGTGAAACTATCTTTTTATTAACTGAAAATAATAGATTAAAGCAAGCTTTAATTCCTCTTGATGATAAAAATCAACTACAAATTATAAACAAAAACAATAAATATTTAACCAAAATTGTACCTATTATTTATGAAACTCAAAAAAAATACATTGAAGTTACAATTAATAATAATTTAAATTATGATTTATACAAAGCAACAAATTTAAGAAGCTTAACTAATAAAATAATAAATATATTTAGTGACAAGCTTAATTTTAGATATATTCCTAAAAATACTAAAATTAAAATTTTATACGAAGAAAAATCACGCTATGGAAGTGTTAAACAAATTAAAGTTTTATATGCAAGTATATTTAATAAATTTTACCAATATAATGCATTTTTAAATCCTTATGATGGGCGATATTATGATGAAAGAGCAAGAAGTTTAAAAGGAATGTTTTTACCTGCACCACTACATTATAAAAGAATATCTTCTAAATTTGGTATGAGATTACATCCTCTATTACATAAGTGGAGAATGCATGATGGTATAGATTATGTAAATAGAATTGGTACGCCAATAAAATCAGTAGCAGATGGTAAGATAATATATAAAGGCTGGATTAGAGGCTATGGAAGAGTAGTGAAAATTAAACATAGAGATGGTTACATAACATTATATGGACATTTAAGAGGATGGCCAAAAGGAATTTATGTAGGAAAATGGGTAAAACAAGGACAAATAATAGGATATCTTGGAAACTCAGGTTTATCAACAGGACCTCACTTACATTTTGGAGTTATGAGATATGGAAAATGGATAAATCCTCTTAAAATAAGAAAATCTGCAAAAATTACACTATGGGGTAAACAAAGAAAAAACTTTTTTGCATATATTTCAACTTTAAAAAAAGACTATAATATAGCATTAAAATGA